The proteins below are encoded in one region of Carcharodon carcharias isolate sCarCar2 chromosome 2, sCarCar2.pri, whole genome shotgun sequence:
- the prox1a gene encoding prospero homeobox protein 1a isoform X4 produces the protein MPDHDSIALLTRHTKRRRVDIGVKRTVGTSTVFTKAKVKLFSAMNPHGSDQDIECSVVQHTDGDKSNVLRKLLKRANSYEDAMMPFPGATIISQLLKNNATKNGSSELNLQASGLSSTGSEANQEDACSNSSRESAQECVSPFSRPSMSQFDVDRLCDEHLRAKRARVENIIRGMSHSPNVALRGGENDRDGVQQPVSPRESYRENKRKQKLPQQQQQSFQQLVTARKEQKREERRQLKQQLEDMQKQLRQLQEKFYQIYDSTDSENDEDGNMSEDSMQSETADTRAHDRSDNEMSDLDPGHFLDRARALIREQEMAAENEKLKRDGHSRKSQGPTNLHAEGKQLAETLKQELNSTMSQVVDSVVKMFSKSSHQLPQVFPPIQIPQARFAVNGENHNFHTTNQRLQCFGDVIISNPLNTFANMHVSNPSDQTEALPLVVRKNSSEQSASTPSMGGHHSSLHQSPLSAAAGFSSPAFRHPLPLPLMAYSFQSSIGNASSTVSGKDRSSPESLDLTRETACLRTKVSSHHMNHRPCSPMHPSSTAEGLSLSLIKSECGDLQDMADISPYSGNTIQEGLSPNHLKKAKLMFFYTRYPSSNMLKMFFSDVKFNRCITSQLIKWFSNFREFYYIQMEKFARQSINDGVTSTEELTVSRDSELFRALNMHYNKANDFEVPERFLEVAQITLREFFNAIVAGKDVDPSWKKAIYKVICKLDSEVPEVFKSPNCLQELLHE, from the exons ATGCCTGACCATGACAGCATAGCCCTCTTAACTAGACATACGAAAAGACGCAGGGTCGACATTGGAGTGAAGAGAACTGTAGGGACATCTACGGTGTTTACTAAAGCGAAAGTGAAgctattcagtgccatgaatccCCACGGTTCAGATCAGGACATTGAGTGCTCAGTGGTTCAACATACAGATGGGGACAAATCAAATGTGCTCCGCAAGCTGTTGAAGAGGGCAAACTCATATGAAGATGCCATGATGCCTTTTCCTGGAGCTACCATAATTTCCCAGCTGTTAAAAAATAATGCTACCAAGAATGGAAGCTCAGAGCTCAATTTGCAAGCCAGTGGTCTCTCCAGCACAGGCTCAGAAGCAAATCAGGAGGATGCCTGTAGCAATTCTTCAAGGGAAAGTGCCCAAGAATGCGTGTCGCCATTTAGCAGACCTAGCATGAGCCAGTTTGATGTAGACCGGCTTTGTGATGAACATCTGCGGGCTAAACGTGCCCGAGTTGAGAACATAATTCGAGGCATGAGTCATTCACCAAATGTGGCATTGCGGGGTGGAGAGAATGATCGAGATGGGGTGCAGCAGCCTGTGAGTCCTAGAGAAAGCTATAGGGAAAACAAACGTAAGCAGAAGCTTCCCCAACAACAGCAACAGAGTTTTCAACAATTGGTTACAGCCCGgaaagagcaaaagagagaaGAACGACGTCAATTGAAGCAACAGCTGGAAGACATGCAGAAGCAACTGCGGCAGCTCCAGGAAAAATTCTACCAAATATATGACAGTACAGATTCTGAGAATGATGAAGATGGCAACATGTCTGAAGACAGCATGCAATCAGAAACTGCTGATACTAGGGCACATGACAGGTCTGACAATGAGATGTCGGATCTAGATCCAGGACACTTCCTTGATCGTGCTCGTGCTCTTATTAGGGAACAGGAAATGGCAGCagaaaatgaaaaattaaagagAGATGGCCACTCAAGAAAAAGCCAAGGCCCAACAAATTTGCATGCTGAAGGGAAACAGCTAGCTGAGACTCTTAAACAGGAACTTAATTCCACCATGTCACAAGTAGTGGACTCTGTAGTCAAAATGTTCTCTAAATCCTCCCACCAGCTTCCTCAGGTCTTCCCACCTATCCAGATTCCACAGGCAAGATTTGCTGTGAATGGAGAGAACCACAACTTCCATACTACTAATCAGCGGCTTCAGTGCTTTGGTGATGTCATCATTTCCAACCCATTGAACACTTTTGCCAACATGCATGTATCTAACCCTTCAGACCAGACAGAAGCACTGCCTCTAGTAGTACGCAAAAACTCATCGGAGCAATCTGCTTCCACTCCTTCTATGGGTGGCCATCACAGCTCTCTTCATCAGTCCCCACTCTCAGCTGCAGCAGGATTTTCATCCCCTGCTTTCCGCCacccactgcctctccctcttatGGCATATTCCTTTCAGAGCTCTATAGGTAATGCCTCCAGCACAGTTTCTGGGAAAGACAGGTCATCTCCTGAGTCCTTGGACTTGACCAGGGAAACTGCCTGTCTGCGGACCAAAGTGTCATCACACCACATGAACCATCGTCCGTGCTCACCAATGCATCCATCCAGCACAGCTGAaggtctctctttgtctctcattaAATCTGAGTGTGGTGACTTGCAGGATATGGCAGACATTTCACCATATTCTGGAAATACA ATACAGGAAGGACTGTCACCTAATCACTTGAAAAAGGCCAAGCTGATGTTCTTCTACACCCGGTACCCTAGTTCTAACATGCTGAAGATGTTCTTCTCTGATGTGAAG TTTAATAGGTGCATCACCTCACAGCTTATCAAGTGGTTCAGCAATTTCCGAGAATTTTACTACATCCAGATGGAGAAGTTCGCTCGTCAGTCGATTAATGATGGAGTAACAAGCACCGAGGAGTTAACTGTCTCCCGTGACTCCGAGCTCTTCAGAGCCTTGAATATGCACTATAACAAAGCAAATGATTTTGAG
- the prox1a gene encoding prospero homeobox protein 1a isoform X3, giving the protein MPDHDSIALLTRHTKRRRVDIGVKRTVGTSTVFTKAKVKLFSAMNPHGSDQDIECSVVQHTDGDKSNVLRKLLKRANSYEDAMMPFPGATIISQLLKNNATKNGSSELNLQASGLSSTGSEANQEDACSNSSRESAQECVSPFSRPSMSQFDVDRLCDEHLRAKRARVENIIRGMSHSPNVALRGGENDRDGVQQPVSPRESYRENKRKQKLPQQQQQSFQQLVTARKEQKREERRQLKQQLEDMQKQLRQLQEKFYQIYDSTDSENDEDGNMSEDSMQSETADTRAHDRSDNEMSDLDPGHFLDRARALIREQEMAAENEKLKRDGHSRKSQGPTNLHAEGKQLAETLKQELNSTMSQVVDSVVKMFSKSSHQLPQVFPPIQIPQARFAVNGENHNFHTTNQRLQCFGDVIISNPLNTFANMHVSNPSDQTEALPLVVRKNSSEQSASTPSMGGHHSSLHQSPLSAAAGFSSPAFRHPLPLPLMAYSFQSSIGNASSTVSGKDRSSPESLDLTRETACLRTKVSSHHMNHRPCSPMHPSSTAEGLSLSLIKSECGDLQDMADISPYSGNTIQEGLSPNHLKKAKLMFFYTRYPSSNMLKMFFSDVKFNRCITSQLIKWFSNFREFYYIQMEKFARQSINDGVTSTEELTVSRDSELFRALNMHYNKANDFEQVPERFLEVAQITLREFFNAIVAGKDVDPSWKKAIYKVICKLDSEVPEVFKSPNCLQELLHE; this is encoded by the exons ATGCCTGACCATGACAGCATAGCCCTCTTAACTAGACATACGAAAAGACGCAGGGTCGACATTGGAGTGAAGAGAACTGTAGGGACATCTACGGTGTTTACTAAAGCGAAAGTGAAgctattcagtgccatgaatccCCACGGTTCAGATCAGGACATTGAGTGCTCAGTGGTTCAACATACAGATGGGGACAAATCAAATGTGCTCCGCAAGCTGTTGAAGAGGGCAAACTCATATGAAGATGCCATGATGCCTTTTCCTGGAGCTACCATAATTTCCCAGCTGTTAAAAAATAATGCTACCAAGAATGGAAGCTCAGAGCTCAATTTGCAAGCCAGTGGTCTCTCCAGCACAGGCTCAGAAGCAAATCAGGAGGATGCCTGTAGCAATTCTTCAAGGGAAAGTGCCCAAGAATGCGTGTCGCCATTTAGCAGACCTAGCATGAGCCAGTTTGATGTAGACCGGCTTTGTGATGAACATCTGCGGGCTAAACGTGCCCGAGTTGAGAACATAATTCGAGGCATGAGTCATTCACCAAATGTGGCATTGCGGGGTGGAGAGAATGATCGAGATGGGGTGCAGCAGCCTGTGAGTCCTAGAGAAAGCTATAGGGAAAACAAACGTAAGCAGAAGCTTCCCCAACAACAGCAACAGAGTTTTCAACAATTGGTTACAGCCCGgaaagagcaaaagagagaaGAACGACGTCAATTGAAGCAACAGCTGGAAGACATGCAGAAGCAACTGCGGCAGCTCCAGGAAAAATTCTACCAAATATATGACAGTACAGATTCTGAGAATGATGAAGATGGCAACATGTCTGAAGACAGCATGCAATCAGAAACTGCTGATACTAGGGCACATGACAGGTCTGACAATGAGATGTCGGATCTAGATCCAGGACACTTCCTTGATCGTGCTCGTGCTCTTATTAGGGAACAGGAAATGGCAGCagaaaatgaaaaattaaagagAGATGGCCACTCAAGAAAAAGCCAAGGCCCAACAAATTTGCATGCTGAAGGGAAACAGCTAGCTGAGACTCTTAAACAGGAACTTAATTCCACCATGTCACAAGTAGTGGACTCTGTAGTCAAAATGTTCTCTAAATCCTCCCACCAGCTTCCTCAGGTCTTCCCACCTATCCAGATTCCACAGGCAAGATTTGCTGTGAATGGAGAGAACCACAACTTCCATACTACTAATCAGCGGCTTCAGTGCTTTGGTGATGTCATCATTTCCAACCCATTGAACACTTTTGCCAACATGCATGTATCTAACCCTTCAGACCAGACAGAAGCACTGCCTCTAGTAGTACGCAAAAACTCATCGGAGCAATCTGCTTCCACTCCTTCTATGGGTGGCCATCACAGCTCTCTTCATCAGTCCCCACTCTCAGCTGCAGCAGGATTTTCATCCCCTGCTTTCCGCCacccactgcctctccctcttatGGCATATTCCTTTCAGAGCTCTATAGGTAATGCCTCCAGCACAGTTTCTGGGAAAGACAGGTCATCTCCTGAGTCCTTGGACTTGACCAGGGAAACTGCCTGTCTGCGGACCAAAGTGTCATCACACCACATGAACCATCGTCCGTGCTCACCAATGCATCCATCCAGCACAGCTGAaggtctctctttgtctctcattaAATCTGAGTGTGGTGACTTGCAGGATATGGCAGACATTTCACCATATTCTGGAAATACA ATACAGGAAGGACTGTCACCTAATCACTTGAAAAAGGCCAAGCTGATGTTCTTCTACACCCGGTACCCTAGTTCTAACATGCTGAAGATGTTCTTCTCTGATGTGAAG TTTAATAGGTGCATCACCTCACAGCTTATCAAGTGGTTCAGCAATTTCCGAGAATTTTACTACATCCAGATGGAGAAGTTCGCTCGTCAGTCGATTAATGATGGAGTAACAAGCACCGAGGAGTTAACTGTCTCCCGTGACTCCGAGCTCTTCAGAGCCTTGAATATGCACTATAACAAAGCAAATGATTTTGAG